One stretch of Caloenas nicobarica isolate bCalNic1 chromosome 4, bCalNic1.hap1, whole genome shotgun sequence DNA includes these proteins:
- the AIMP1 gene encoding aminoacyl tRNA synthase complex-interacting multifunctional protein 1 isoform X3, which translates to MFLARFLVKMAANNAVLNRLERKGAEAEQVIEYLKQQVALLKEKAILQASLREEKKLRVENAKLKKEIEGLKQELIQAEIRNGGEKKEKKQQPAAGSNDAKPVDVSCLDLRVGCIITAKKHPDADTLYVEEVDIGEAIPRTVVSGLVKHVPLDQMQNRMAILLCNLKPAKMRGVISQAMVMCASSPEKVEILAPPPGAVPGDRITFEGFPGDPEKELNPKKKIWEQIQPDLHTNDQCVATYKGVPFEVKGKGVCRAETMANSGIK; encoded by the exons GTTTTTAGCCCGTTTCTTGGTAAAGATGGCAGCCAACAATGCAGTGCTGAACAGACTGGAGCGGAAGGGTGCAGAGGCTGAACAAGTTATTGAATACCTCAAGCAACAAGTTGCTCTGCTCAAGGAGAAAGCTA TCTTGCAGGCATCTCTCCGAGAAGAGAAGAAGCTCCGTGTGGAaaatgctaaactgaagaaagaaattgaaGGGTTGAAACAGGAGCTGATTCAGGCAGAAATTCGAAATGGAG GtgaaaagaaggagaagaaacagcagcctgctgctggaagtaaTGATGCAAAACCTGTAGATGTTTCTTGTCTGGATCTTCGTGTTGGCTGCATTATTACTGCCAAAAAGCATCCAGATGCAGACACGCTGTATGTTGAAGAAGTGGACATTGGTGAAGCAATCCCAAGGACTGTTGTCAGTGGTTTAGTGAAACATGTTCCTCTGGACCAG ATGCAGAATCGGATGGCAATACTACTCTGTAACTTGAAGCCTGCAAAGATGAGAGGAGTCATATCCCAAGCAATGGTGATGTGTGCCAGCTCCCcagaaaaagtagaaattcTGGCTCCCCCACCCGGGGCAGTACCTGGTGACAGAATCACTTTTGAAGGTTTTCCTG GAGATCCTGAGAAGGAACTTAATCCCAAGAAGAAGATATGGGAGCAAATCCAACCTGATCTTCATACCAATGACCAGTGTGTTGCTACGTACAAAGGAGTTCCGTTTGAAGTGAAAGGGAAAGGAGTCTGCAGGGCAGAGACCATGGCAAACAGCGgcattaaataa
- the AIMP1 gene encoding aminoacyl tRNA synthase complex-interacting multifunctional protein 1 isoform X1: protein MFLARFLVKMAANNAVLNRLERKGAEAEQVIEYLKQQVALLKEKAILQASLREEKKLRVENAKLKKEIEGLKQELIQAEIRNGVKQIAVPPGTTISTASFSDDVSQSTAVTSSPDSKDQIKGEEKKKKEKVERKGEKKEKKQQPAAGSNDAKPVDVSCLDLRVGCIITAKKHPDADTLYVEEVDIGEAIPRTVVSGLVKHVPLDQMQNRMAILLCNLKPAKMRGVISQAMVMCASSPEKVEILAPPPGAVPGDRITFEGFPGDPEKELNPKKKIWEQIQPDLHTNDQCVATYKGVPFEVKGKGVCRAETMANSGIK from the exons GTTTTTAGCCCGTTTCTTGGTAAAGATGGCAGCCAACAATGCAGTGCTGAACAGACTGGAGCGGAAGGGTGCAGAGGCTGAACAAGTTATTGAATACCTCAAGCAACAAGTTGCTCTGCTCAAGGAGAAAGCTA TCTTGCAGGCATCTCTCCGAGAAGAGAAGAAGCTCCGTGTGGAaaatgctaaactgaagaaagaaattgaaGGGTTGAAACAGGAGCTGATTCAGGCAGAAATTCGAAATGGAG taAAACAGATTGCAGTTCCTCCTGGTACAACCATTTCTACAGCTTCGTTTTCAGATGATGTTTCACAATCTACAGCAGTCACATCATCTCCTGATTCCAAAGATCAAATTAAaggtgaagaaaagaaaaagaaggaaaaagtagaaagaaaag GtgaaaagaaggagaagaaacagcagcctgctgctggaagtaaTGATGCAAAACCTGTAGATGTTTCTTGTCTGGATCTTCGTGTTGGCTGCATTATTACTGCCAAAAAGCATCCAGATGCAGACACGCTGTATGTTGAAGAAGTGGACATTGGTGAAGCAATCCCAAGGACTGTTGTCAGTGGTTTAGTGAAACATGTTCCTCTGGACCAG ATGCAGAATCGGATGGCAATACTACTCTGTAACTTGAAGCCTGCAAAGATGAGAGGAGTCATATCCCAAGCAATGGTGATGTGTGCCAGCTCCCcagaaaaagtagaaattcTGGCTCCCCCACCCGGGGCAGTACCTGGTGACAGAATCACTTTTGAAGGTTTTCCTG GAGATCCTGAGAAGGAACTTAATCCCAAGAAGAAGATATGGGAGCAAATCCAACCTGATCTTCATACCAATGACCAGTGTGTTGCTACGTACAAAGGAGTTCCGTTTGAAGTGAAAGGGAAAGGAGTCTGCAGGGCAGAGACCATGGCAAACAGCGgcattaaataa
- the AIMP1 gene encoding aminoacyl tRNA synthase complex-interacting multifunctional protein 1 isoform X2 encodes MFLARFLVKMAANNAVLNRLERKGAEAEQVIEYLKQQVALLKEKAILQASLREEKKLRVENAKLKKEIEGLKQELIQAEIRNGASFSDDVSQSTAVTSSPDSKDQIKGEEKKKKEKVERKGEKKEKKQQPAAGSNDAKPVDVSCLDLRVGCIITAKKHPDADTLYVEEVDIGEAIPRTVVSGLVKHVPLDQMQNRMAILLCNLKPAKMRGVISQAMVMCASSPEKVEILAPPPGAVPGDRITFEGFPGDPEKELNPKKKIWEQIQPDLHTNDQCVATYKGVPFEVKGKGVCRAETMANSGIK; translated from the exons GTTTTTAGCCCGTTTCTTGGTAAAGATGGCAGCCAACAATGCAGTGCTGAACAGACTGGAGCGGAAGGGTGCAGAGGCTGAACAAGTTATTGAATACCTCAAGCAACAAGTTGCTCTGCTCAAGGAGAAAGCTA TCTTGCAGGCATCTCTCCGAGAAGAGAAGAAGCTCCGTGTGGAaaatgctaaactgaagaaagaaattgaaGGGTTGAAACAGGAGCTGATTCAGGCAGAAATTCGAAATGGAG CTTCGTTTTCAGATGATGTTTCACAATCTACAGCAGTCACATCATCTCCTGATTCCAAAGATCAAATTAAaggtgaagaaaagaaaaagaaggaaaaagtagaaagaaaag GtgaaaagaaggagaagaaacagcagcctgctgctggaagtaaTGATGCAAAACCTGTAGATGTTTCTTGTCTGGATCTTCGTGTTGGCTGCATTATTACTGCCAAAAAGCATCCAGATGCAGACACGCTGTATGTTGAAGAAGTGGACATTGGTGAAGCAATCCCAAGGACTGTTGTCAGTGGTTTAGTGAAACATGTTCCTCTGGACCAG ATGCAGAATCGGATGGCAATACTACTCTGTAACTTGAAGCCTGCAAAGATGAGAGGAGTCATATCCCAAGCAATGGTGATGTGTGCCAGCTCCCcagaaaaagtagaaattcTGGCTCCCCCACCCGGGGCAGTACCTGGTGACAGAATCACTTTTGAAGGTTTTCCTG GAGATCCTGAGAAGGAACTTAATCCCAAGAAGAAGATATGGGAGCAAATCCAACCTGATCTTCATACCAATGACCAGTGTGTTGCTACGTACAAAGGAGTTCCGTTTGAAGTGAAAGGGAAAGGAGTCTGCAGGGCAGAGACCATGGCAAACAGCGgcattaaataa
- the AIMP1 gene encoding aminoacyl tRNA synthase complex-interacting multifunctional protein 1 isoform X4 → MAANNAVLNRLERKGAEAEQVIEYLKQQVALLKEKAILQASLREEKKLRVENAKLKKEIEGLKQELIQAEIRNGVKQIAVPPGTTISTASFSDDVSQSTAVTSSPDSKDQIKGEEKKKKEKVERKGEKKEKKQQPAAGSNDAKPVDVSCLDLRVGCIITAKKHPDADTLYVEEVDIGEAIPRTVVSGLVKHVPLDQMQNRMAILLCNLKPAKMRGVISQAMVMCASSPEKVEILAPPPGAVPGDRITFEGFPGDPEKELNPKKKIWEQIQPDLHTNDQCVATYKGVPFEVKGKGVCRAETMANSGIK, encoded by the exons ATGGCAGCCAACAATGCAGTGCTGAACAGACTGGAGCGGAAGGGTGCAGAGGCTGAACAAGTTATTGAATACCTCAAGCAACAAGTTGCTCTGCTCAAGGAGAAAGCTA TCTTGCAGGCATCTCTCCGAGAAGAGAAGAAGCTCCGTGTGGAaaatgctaaactgaagaaagaaattgaaGGGTTGAAACAGGAGCTGATTCAGGCAGAAATTCGAAATGGAG taAAACAGATTGCAGTTCCTCCTGGTACAACCATTTCTACAGCTTCGTTTTCAGATGATGTTTCACAATCTACAGCAGTCACATCATCTCCTGATTCCAAAGATCAAATTAAaggtgaagaaaagaaaaagaaggaaaaagtagaaagaaaag GtgaaaagaaggagaagaaacagcagcctgctgctggaagtaaTGATGCAAAACCTGTAGATGTTTCTTGTCTGGATCTTCGTGTTGGCTGCATTATTACTGCCAAAAAGCATCCAGATGCAGACACGCTGTATGTTGAAGAAGTGGACATTGGTGAAGCAATCCCAAGGACTGTTGTCAGTGGTTTAGTGAAACATGTTCCTCTGGACCAG ATGCAGAATCGGATGGCAATACTACTCTGTAACTTGAAGCCTGCAAAGATGAGAGGAGTCATATCCCAAGCAATGGTGATGTGTGCCAGCTCCCcagaaaaagtagaaattcTGGCTCCCCCACCCGGGGCAGTACCTGGTGACAGAATCACTTTTGAAGGTTTTCCTG GAGATCCTGAGAAGGAACTTAATCCCAAGAAGAAGATATGGGAGCAAATCCAACCTGATCTTCATACCAATGACCAGTGTGTTGCTACGTACAAAGGAGTTCCGTTTGAAGTGAAAGGGAAAGGAGTCTGCAGGGCAGAGACCATGGCAAACAGCGgcattaaataa
- the GIMD1 gene encoding GTPase IMAP family member GIMD1 — MADSNEMTINLVVLGRTQAGKSAAGNSLLGSSDFESRLSPSSVTTHCSLGRSCRILGIIRRNGCEFSLRVRVLDTPSYPHSGLSREEVRDTVRSALAQHFGEEGLHLALLVLRADLPLCPDESHHAIQFIQDLLGPTWKDFTAVLLTHADKAEEAGFSEESYLHSASSTLLSLLSSVQHKYIFLDNQKSMIKEERAIVLRKLLNFIRKNNYQVLLPKHSKE, encoded by the exons ATGGCAGACAGCAATGAGATGACCATCAACCTTGTTGTCCTTGGAAGAACTCAGGCTGGCAAAAGCGCGGCAGGGAACAGCCTGCTGGGCAGCTCAGACTTTGAGAGTCGCCTCTCCCCAAGCTCTGTGACTACACACTGCAGCCTTGGACGCAGCTGCCGCATTTTAGGGATTATACGAAGAAATGGCTGCGAGTTCTCTCTCCGTGTCCGAGTACTCGACACTCCAAGCTACCCTCACAGTGGTctgagcagagaggaggtgagagaCACGGTGAGATCAGCCCTGGCTCAGCACTTTGGGGAGGAAGGCCTGCATCTTGCTCTCTTGGTTCTGAGGGCTGACCTGCCTCTGTGTCCGGATGAAAGCCATCATGCGATTCAGTTCATCCAG GATCTTCTGGGTCCCACATGGAAAGATTTCACCGCAGTTCTACTTACGCATGCAGACAAGGCAGAAGAGGCTGGATTCAGCGAGGAATCATACTTGCACAGCGCCTCAAGTACCCTGTTGTCACTTTTGAGCTCAGTACagcataaatacattttcctagACAACCAGAAGAGCATGATTAAAGAGGAAAGAGCTATTGTCTTAAGAAAGCTCTTGAActttataagaaaaaataattatcaagTGCTTCTACCCAAACACAGCAAGGAATAA